A genomic segment from Helicoverpa armigera isolate CAAS_96S chromosome 10, ASM3070526v1, whole genome shotgun sequence encodes:
- the LOC110377300 gene encoding uncharacterized protein LOC110377300, with the protein MRIVLVVTALLAAAAALPTDIPEPGQLALVLGEEEFEDYLDAWLELEQSKSANSSYTTEARSGCTLNVNGDLGQPQPVYIRGNNYLAATGNTGQIRLNTGEQVTIACTGSGRTILHPNIAATRDVATATCVSNNLVSGAGWLNGNGAFGQLTCSAHAFHEAQWTTTRCFNNNLVIRVGFIVNNVFYPLYWSCFDQNRLEVLYVWYDQNTENAVHQSGVDRPSWLAGSFFPGVAVNTMYTQVNQKAVVTQLVGATLADKYVTTHQFMARGHLAAKSDYVFATGQRATFYFINAAPQWQPFNAGNWNWLEQNLRARIGAAGYNTVIYTGTFGISQLRDQNNRLVDLYLVPERNQLPVPLYFYKVVYDASRRIGTAFVSINNPYYTEAEVRALTFCTDRCRNNNAFNWLNWQPDRIDIGYSFCCTVDDFRRTVPHLPAFTTNGLLSYKGWYKNEDMTQRSSSAERALLRMRSVLVLTALLAAAAALPSVSDIPEPGQLALVLGEDDFEDYLDAWLELEQSKNASNVEAGPRSGCTLRINGDLGQPQPVYLRGNRYLAANGNTGQIRLNTGENVVVACTGSGRTIQHPNIIASRNVATATCVNNNLVSGAGWLNGNRAFGQLTCSTHSHHEAQGTNTRCWNNNLVIRVGFIVNNVFYPLYWSCFNQARMEVIYVWYDQTRENAVHQTGVDRPSWLAGSFFPGVAVNTMYTQANQRTVLTRYVGAQLADRYLTSHQFLARGHLAAKSDYVFATGQRATFYFINAAPQWQPFNAGNWNWLEQNLRARIGAAGYNTVIYTGTFGVTQLRDQNNRFVDIYLVPERNQIPVPLYYYKVVYDASRRIGTAFVSINNPYYTLAEARARQFCTDRCRNNNAFNWLRWQPDRIDIGYSFCCTIDDFRRTVPHLPAFTTNGLLS; encoded by the exons ATGCGTATAGTGTTAGTGGTCACAGCCTTGCTGGCTGCAGCAGCAGCCTTGCCGACAGATATACCGGAGCCCGGACAACTGGCTCTGGTTCTCGGCGAAGAAGAATTTGAAGACTACCTCGATGCCTGGCTGGAGCTTGAACAATCCAAATCGGCTAACTCTTCCTACACTACTGAAGCCAGGAGCG GTTGCACGCTCAACGTAAACGGAGACTTAGGGCAGCCGCAGCCGGTGTACATCCGCGGTAACAACTATCTGGCCGCCACTGGAAATACCGGCCAGATCCGGCTCAACACTGGCGAACAAGTGACAATCGCGTGCACCGGCTCCGGGCGTACCATCCTGCACCCTAACATCGCTGCTACTAGAGACGTTGCT ACAGCAACATGTGTAAGCAACAACTTAGTCTCCGGCGCTGGCTGGTTGAACGGTAACGGAGCCTTCGGACAACTGACTTGTTCCGCACATGCTTTCCATGAAGCTCAATGGACCACCACTCGTTGCTTCAACAACAATCTGGTTATTCG TGTTGGTTTCATCGTCAACAATGTGTTCTACCCTCTGTACTGGTCATGCTTCGATCAGAACCGTCTTGAAGTTTTATACGTCTGGTATGACCAGAACACCGAAAATGCTGTTCACCAATCTGGAGTTGACAGACCGAGTTGGTTAG CTGGAAGTTTCTTCCCCGGCGTTGCCGTGAACACTATGTACACTCAAGTTAATCAGAAAGCAGTCGTCACCCAATTAGTTGGTGCTACATTAGCTGATAAGTACGTCACAACACACCAGTTCATGGCACGTGGTCATCTTGCTGCCAAGAGTGACTACGTCTTCGCCACTGGCCAGCGCGCTACCTTCTACTTCATCAACGCTGCTCCACAGTGGCAGCCATTCAACGCTGGTAACTGGAACTGGCTGGAACAG AACCTTCGCGCTCGCATCGGAGCTGCTGGCTACAACACCGTCATCTACACCGGTACCTTCGGAATTTCTCAGTTGCGCGATCAGAACAACCGCCTAGTTGACCTTTACTTGGTTCCAGAGCGTAACCAGCTCCCAGTTCCACTTTACTTCTACAAG GTTGTGTACGACGCGTCTCGCCGCATCGGTACAGCGTTCGTGAGCATCAACAACCCCTACTACACGGAGGCCGAGGTTCGTGCTCTGACCTTCTGTACCGACCGCTGCCGCAACAACAACGCCTTCAATTGGCTGAATTGGCAGCCTGACCGTATCGACATCGGATACAGCTTCTGCTGCACAGTTGATGACTTCAGAAGAACTGTGCCCCATCTACCCGCCTTCACCACCAATGGACTTCTTTCTT ACAAAGGCTGGTATAAAAATGAAGACATGACTCAACGCAGCAGTAGTGCCGAGCGTGCCTTACTCAGGATGCGTTCAGTGTTAGTGCTCACAGCCCTGCTGGCTGCAGCGGCGGCCTTGCCGTCAGTGTCGGATATACCGGAGCCAGGACAACTGGCTCTGGTTCTCGGCGAAGATGACTTTGAAGACTACCTCGATGCCTGGCTGGAGCTTGAACAATCTAAGAACGCTTCCAATGTAGAAGCTGGACCCAGGAGCG GGTGCACGTTGAGAATAAACGGAGATCTGGGACAGCCGCAGCCTGTGTACCTCCGCGGTAACAGGTACTTGGCTGCTAACGGTAATACCGGTCAGATCCGTTTGAACACCGGCGAAAATGTGGTGGTCGCCTGCACCGGCTCCGGTCGCACCATACAGCACCCTAACATTATTGCTTCAAGGAACGTCGCT ACGGCGACATGTGTAAACAACAACCTGGTCTCCGGCGCTGGCTGGTTGAACGGTAACCGTGCCTTCGGTCAGCTGACCTGCTCCACACACTCACACCACGAAGCTCAGGGAACTAACACTCGTTGCTGGAATAATAACCTCGTTATTcg TGTGGGTTTCATCGTCAACAATGTATTCTACCCGCTGTACTGGTCTTGCTTCAACCAGGCTCGTATGGAAGTCATCTACGTGTGGTATGACCAGACTCGTGAAAACGCTGTTCATCAAACCGGCGTTGACAGACCTAGCTGGCTGG CTGGAAGCTTCTTCCCTGGTGTTGCCGTGAACACAATGTACACTCAAGCTAATCAGAGGACGGTCTTGACCCGTTACGTTGGTGCGCAATTAGCTGACAGATATCTGACTAGCCACCAGTTCTTGGCTCGTGGTCATCTTGCTGCTAAGAGTGACTACGTCTTTGCTACTGGCCAGCGCGCTACTTTCTACTTCATTAATGCTGCTCCTCAGTGGCAGCCATTCAACGCTGGCAACTGGAATTGGCTGGAACAG AATCTCCGTGCCCGAATCGGAGCTGCTGGCTACAACACCGTCATCTACACCGGTACCTTCGGAGTGACTCAGTTACGTGATCAGAACAATCGCTTTGTTGATATCTACCTTGTGCCTGAGCGCAACCAGATCCCAGTTCCTCTATACTACTACAAG GTGGTGTACGACGCATCTCGCCGCATCGGCACAGCATTCGTGAGCATCAACAACCCCTACTACACGCTTGCTGAGGCGCGCGCTCGTCAGTTCTGTACCGACCGCTGCCGCAACAACAACGCCTTCAACTGGCTGAGGTGGCAGCCCGACCGCATCGACATCGGATACAGTTTCTGCTGCACCATTGACGATTTCAGAAGAACCGTGCCCCATCTACCCGCGTTCACAACCAACGGGCTCCTCTCTTAA
- the LOC110377314 gene encoding uncharacterized protein LOC110377314, whose protein sequence is MACLFTVIAAVLGVVAALPTDLPAPSQFAFILSEDGFEDYLDSWLEIEEAKFRMVTPTDARSSTGCSFSVNGGIGQPQPVFLRNDNYVVPTGTTGQINLNAGEQVIVSCTGSKRILHPNVTTNVFTAPATCENNELVSGDGWLDGNGAFSELTCSAHPSHEAVLTTDTCYNNNRVIRVGYTVEGVFYPLYWSCFDQDRLEVLYVWYEQNPPNAVHQTNVNRPSWSAGSFYPGVNVNTMYTQAQQKTTIATVVGNDLADKYITNLQYLARGHLAAKTDFIYASGQRATFYFINAAPQWQPINAGNWNWLEQNLRTRIGEADYQTVVYSGTFGVTQLRNQNNTLVDIYLYKDANNNPQIPVPLYYYKVVHDASRRIATAFVTINNPYYTETEVQALTFCTDRCLNNTAFNWLKWDQNNIEIGYSFCCTIDEFRRTIPHLPTFSVDGLLS, encoded by the exons ATGGCGTGTTTGTTCACTGTCATAGCGGCAGTCTTAGGTGTGGTAGCTGCGTTACCCACTGACCTACCGGCACCCAGTCAATTCGCCTTTATCCTGAGCGAAGATGGCTTCGAAGACTACCTTGATTCCTGGCTTGAAATCGAAGAGGCAAAATTCCGCATGGTAACTCCTACAGATGCGCGCAGTAGCACCG GTTGCTCGTTCAGTGTGAATGGTGGTATTGGACAACCGCAGCCCGTTTTCCTTCGCAACGACAATTATGTGGTACCCACTGGAACCACCGGCCAAATAAACCTGAACGCCGGCGAACAAGTGATCGTCTCATGCACCGGCTCTAAGCGTATCTTGCATCCTAACGTAACTACCAACGTTTTTACtgct ccTGCAACCTGTGAGAACAATGAGCTGGTTTCCGGCGACGGTTGGTTGGACGGCAATGGAGCGTTCAGTGAACTGACTTGCTCTGCTCACCCAAGCCATGAAGCTGTATTAACCACTGATACGTGCTATAATAACAACCGTGTTATTAG GGTTGGGTACACTGTCGAAGGCGTCTTCTATCCTCTTTACTGGTCTTGCTTCGACCAGGACCGTCTTGAGGTTCTTTACGTGTGGTACGAACAGAACCCACCCAATGCTGTGCACCAGACCAATGTGAATAGACCTAGTTGGTCAG CTGGTTCATTCTACCCTGGTGTAAATGTTAATACGATGTACACTCAAGCTCAACAAAAGACTACGATTGCAACTGTGGTTGGCAATGACCTGGCtgataaatatattacaaatctTCAGTACTTGGCCCGAGGTCACCTTGCTGCTAAAACAGATTTTATCTATGCGAGCGGGCAGAGAGCTACATTCTACTTCATCAATGCAGCTCCTCAATGGCAGCCCATAAATGCTGGTAACTGGAATTGGCTGGAACAA AACCTGCGTACTCGTATTGGTGAAGCCGACTACCAAACTGTAGTGTACTCTGGCACCTTCGGCGTGACTCAACTAcgaaatcaaaataataccCTCGTTGACATCTATCTGTATAAAGACGCTAACAACAACCCGCAAATTCCTGTGCCTCTCTATTATTACaag GTTGTGCATGACGCCTCTCGTCGCATCGCCACAGCATTCGTCACCATCAACAACCCATACTACACTGAGACGGAGGTTCAAGCTCTCACATTTTGCACGGATCGCTGCCTCAACAACACTGCATTCAACTGGCTCAAGTGGGACCAGAACAACATAGAGATCGGATACAGCTTCTGCTGTACGATTGACGAGTTCAGGAGAACTATTCCGCATCTACCAACTTTTTCTGTCGATGGCCTTCTTTCGTAG
- the LOC110377299 gene encoding LOW QUALITY PROTEIN: uncharacterized protein LOC110377299 (The sequence of the model RefSeq protein was modified relative to this genomic sequence to represent the inferred CDS: inserted 1 base in 1 codon) has protein sequence MADEPKPVNXLKERMNLIVSADPAQYHNEYSLRRYLRAFKTVDNAFQAIIKTNKWRVEYGVAELADNKEIIEKYSDKARVLRHRDITGRPIIYIPAKNHSSSDRNIDDLTKFIVYCLEDASKKCFEEVVDNLCIVFDLNGFTLSCMDYQVLKNLIWLLSRHYPERLGVCLVTNAPAFFSGCWAVIKGWLDENTASKVVFMHSEMDLCQYLIPDILPDDM, from the exons ATGGCTGACGAACCCAAACCTGTTA AATTAAAAGAACGCATGAACTTGATAGTTAGTGCAGATCCGGCACAATATCATAATGAATATTCCCTGCGGAGATATCTAAGAGCTTTCAAAACTGTTGACAATGCTTTTCAG gcaataataaaaacaaacaaatggaGAGTAGAGTATGGTGTCGCTGAGTTAGCAGATAATAAGGAAATAATTGAGAAGTACTCGGACAAAGCCAGGGTTCTGAGGCATAGAGACATCACTGGCCGGCCTATCATATACATTCCAGCAAAGAACCACAGTTCCAGTGACAGGAATATTGACGATTTGACTAAATTCATAGTCTACTGCTTG GAAGATGCAAGTAAGAAATGTTTTGAAGAAGTGGTTGACAACTTATGCATAGTTTTTGATTTGAATGGCTTCACACTGTCCTGTATGGACTACCAAGTATTGAAGAACTTGATCTGGTTGCTCAGCCGACATTACCCAGAGAGGCTTGGTGTTTGTCTGGTCACTAATGCACCGGCTTTCTTTTCTGGATGTTGGGCTGTTATCAAAGGATG GCTCGATGAAAACACTGCCAGTAAGGTTGTATTCATGCATTCTGAAATGGACCTTTGTCAATACCTCATACCAGATATACTACCTGATGATATGTGA